A genomic region of Manihot esculenta cultivar AM560-2 chromosome 15, M.esculenta_v8, whole genome shotgun sequence contains the following coding sequences:
- the LOC110602412 gene encoding uncharacterized protein LOC110602412 isoform X5, with product MGNRNWAEAETESSLSEALLFAIMCIIGLPVDVHVRDGSVYSGIFYTASVDKDFGIILKEAKLIRNGKCDGNVGNGSVIETLVILSGDLIQVVAKLFLQGDLFPADGAVGNVASDNAERAMFNVPSEIIVSEAKEANNLAMDKNKINENSRISTKKGSSSAKAFMPKKAGNEYEGRKILPDHAATATEVEPGKRGRINISESGEDFNSTVNGRQIGDNGSQAEQDHNKQKSELQRERSDNEVQSSSSISGLCLLEAKAVVEQTTMKSLPNEGSCDPKLPLVKPDSQCFGSSASSGSSSVTAVCSSISTASNVLVDVAAESHSGLLAPSADVVSPQSSESNKSSKEFKLNPGAKIFCPSFVTPISATMAAPAVASMVYIPSNSPVVPIAAAQPEVGISPFVPRPSVPAKFAPYTNLMAVNGASGHQFSQPITGNRTQPLRYAAQYHPVQATPTYVPPNSQAAMIGRLGQLVYVQPVAHFRVQQLCRLYLHVLC from the exons ATGGGCAACAGAAACTGGGCAGAAGCTGAAACAGAGTCTTCTTTAAGTGAAGCCTTGTTGTTTGCTATCATGTGTATAATTGGACTGCCCGTTGATGTGCATGTCAGGGATGGCTCTGTCTATTCTGGAATTTTCTACACTGCCTCTGTTGACAAGGACTTcg GTATTATTTTAAAGGAAGCAAAATTGATTAGGAATGGGAAATGTGATGGAAATGTGGGCAATGGGAGTGTGATAGAAACGCTTGTAATCCTTTCAGGTGATCTCATTCAAGTTGTAGCCAAG CTGTTTCTACAGGGTGATCTATTCCCAGCTGATGGTGCAGTGGGCAATGTAGCTAGTGATAATGCAGAAAGAGCCATGTTCAATGTTCCTTCTGAGATTATAGTGAGCGAGGCAAAGGAAGCTAACAATTTGGCcatggataaaaataaaataaacgagAACAG TAGGATTTCAACCAAAAAGGGGAGTAGTTCTGCTAAGGCTTTCATGCCAAAAAAAGCTGGAAACGAGTATGAAGGAAGGAAAATTTTACCAGATCATGCAGCAACAGCCACAGAAGTTGAACCTGGGAAGAGAGGAAGGATAAATATTTCAGAA AGTGGAGAAGATTTCAATTCCACAGTAAATGGaag ACAGATTGGAGATAATGGGTCACAAGCAGAGCAGGATCATAACAAACAGAAGTCTGAACTTCAAAGGGAGAGAAGT GATAATGAAGTTCAAAGCTCAAGTTCAATCT CTGGTTTGTGCCTTTTAGAAGCCAAGGCTGTTGTGGAGCAAACGACGATGAAGTCGTTACCTAATGAGGGATCGTGTGATCCAAAACTTCCACTTGTTAAACCAGACAGTCAATGCTTTGGAAGTTCTGCTTCTTCAGGCAGCTCTTCTGTAACTGCTGTTTGTTCAAGTATTTCAACTGCTTCCAATGTGTTGGTTGATGTGGCTGCAGAATCACATTCTGGTTTATTAGCTCCTTCAGCTGATGTGGTTTCTCCACAAAGTTCAGAATCCAATAAAAGCTCTAAG GAGTTCAAGCTCAATCCAGGGGCAAAAATCTTCTGTCCATCTTTTGTGACTCCAATATCAGCCACTATGGCAGCGCCAGCAGTTGCAAGCATGGTTTATATACCAAGCAACTCTCCTGTGGTACCTATTGCTGCAGCTCAGCCAGAAGTTGGAATCAGCCCTTTTGTACCACGGCCATCTGTGCCTGCTAAGTTTGCTCCATACACTAATTTGATGGCTGTAAATGGTGCCAGTGGTCATCAATTTTCACAGCCT ATTACGGGGAACAGAACACAGCCGCTTAGATATGCTGCCCAATATCATCCTGTTCAGGCCACACCAACATATGTGCCTCCAAATTCTCAAGCT GCTATGATTGGAAGACTTGGGCAGCTTGTCTATGTGCAGCCAGTTGCTCAT TTCAGAGTACAGCAACTATGTCGTCTGTATCTGCATGTCCTCTGTTGA
- the LOC110602412 gene encoding uncharacterized protein LOC110602412 isoform X2, whose product MGNRNWAEAETESSLSEALLFAIMCIIGLPVDVHVRDGSVYSGIFYTASVDKDFGIILKEAKLIRNGKCDGNVGNGSVIETLVILSGDLIQVVAKLFLQGDLFPADGAVGNVASDNAERAMFNVPSEIIVSEAKEANNLAMDKNKINENRISTKKGSSSAKAFMPKKAGNEYEGRKILPDHAATATEVEPGKRGRINISESGEDFNSTVNGRQIGDNGSQAEQDHNKQKSELQRERSDNEVQSSSSISGLCLLEAKAVVEQTTMKSLPNEGSCDPKLPLVKPDSQCFGSSASSGSSSVTAVCSSISTASNVLVDVAAESHSGLLAPSADVVSPQSSESNKSSKEFKLNPGAKIFCPSFVTPISATMAAPAVASMVYIPSNSPVVPIAAAQPEVGISPFVPRPSVPAKFAPYTNLMAVNGASGHQFSQPITGNRTQPLRYAAQYHPVQATPTYVPPNSQAAMIGRLGQLVYVQPVAHDLVQSTATMSSVSACPLLTSHQVQYPKHQGTAAGQALQLCAPPPFGAGGQQPFAMPSHIPLLQPPIPANRPVPVPGSNALFGAKFP is encoded by the exons ATGGGCAACAGAAACTGGGCAGAAGCTGAAACAGAGTCTTCTTTAAGTGAAGCCTTGTTGTTTGCTATCATGTGTATAATTGGACTGCCCGTTGATGTGCATGTCAGGGATGGCTCTGTCTATTCTGGAATTTTCTACACTGCCTCTGTTGACAAGGACTTcg GTATTATTTTAAAGGAAGCAAAATTGATTAGGAATGGGAAATGTGATGGAAATGTGGGCAATGGGAGTGTGATAGAAACGCTTGTAATCCTTTCAGGTGATCTCATTCAAGTTGTAGCCAAG CTGTTTCTACAGGGTGATCTATTCCCAGCTGATGGTGCAGTGGGCAATGTAGCTAGTGATAATGCAGAAAGAGCCATGTTCAATGTTCCTTCTGAGATTATAGTGAGCGAGGCAAAGGAAGCTAACAATTTGGCcatggataaaaataaaataaacgagAACAG GATTTCAACCAAAAAGGGGAGTAGTTCTGCTAAGGCTTTCATGCCAAAAAAAGCTGGAAACGAGTATGAAGGAAGGAAAATTTTACCAGATCATGCAGCAACAGCCACAGAAGTTGAACCTGGGAAGAGAGGAAGGATAAATATTTCAGAA AGTGGAGAAGATTTCAATTCCACAGTAAATGGaag ACAGATTGGAGATAATGGGTCACAAGCAGAGCAGGATCATAACAAACAGAAGTCTGAACTTCAAAGGGAGAGAAGT GATAATGAAGTTCAAAGCTCAAGTTCAATCT CTGGTTTGTGCCTTTTAGAAGCCAAGGCTGTTGTGGAGCAAACGACGATGAAGTCGTTACCTAATGAGGGATCGTGTGATCCAAAACTTCCACTTGTTAAACCAGACAGTCAATGCTTTGGAAGTTCTGCTTCTTCAGGCAGCTCTTCTGTAACTGCTGTTTGTTCAAGTATTTCAACTGCTTCCAATGTGTTGGTTGATGTGGCTGCAGAATCACATTCTGGTTTATTAGCTCCTTCAGCTGATGTGGTTTCTCCACAAAGTTCAGAATCCAATAAAAGCTCTAAG GAGTTCAAGCTCAATCCAGGGGCAAAAATCTTCTGTCCATCTTTTGTGACTCCAATATCAGCCACTATGGCAGCGCCAGCAGTTGCAAGCATGGTTTATATACCAAGCAACTCTCCTGTGGTACCTATTGCTGCAGCTCAGCCAGAAGTTGGAATCAGCCCTTTTGTACCACGGCCATCTGTGCCTGCTAAGTTTGCTCCATACACTAATTTGATGGCTGTAAATGGTGCCAGTGGTCATCAATTTTCACAGCCT ATTACGGGGAACAGAACACAGCCGCTTAGATATGCTGCCCAATATCATCCTGTTCAGGCCACACCAACATATGTGCCTCCAAATTCTCAAGCT GCTATGATTGGAAGACTTGGGCAGCTTGTCTATGTGCAGCCAGTTGCTCAT GATTTAGTTCAGAGTACAGCAACTATGTCGTCTGTATCTGCATGTCCTCTGTTGACATCACATCAGGTCCAATATCCTAAGCACCAAG GGACGGCAGCAGGCCAGGCCTTGCAACTTTGTGCACCCCCACCTTTTGGAGCTGGTGGGCAGCAACCGTTTGCAATGCCAAGCCACATTCCTCTTTTGCAACCTCCTATCCCTGCTAACCGGCCCGTTCCAGTTCCAGGATCTAATGCACTCTTCGGCGCCAAGTTTCCATGA
- the LOC110602412 gene encoding uncharacterized protein LOC110602412 isoform X3: MGNRNWAEAETESSLSEALLFAIMCIIGLPVDVHVRDGSVYSGIFYTASVDKDFGIILKEAKLIRNGKCDGNVGNGSVIETLVILSGDLIQVVAKGDLFPADGAVGNVASDNAERAMFNVPSEIIVSEAKEANNLAMDKNKINENSRISTKKGSSSAKAFMPKKAGNEYEGRKILPDHAATATEVEPGKRGRINISESGEDFNSTVNGRQIGDNGSQAEQDHNKQKSELQRERSDNEVQSSSSISGLCLLEAKAVVEQTTMKSLPNEGSCDPKLPLVKPDSQCFGSSASSGSSSVTAVCSSISTASNVLVDVAAESHSGLLAPSADVVSPQSSESNKSSKEFKLNPGAKIFCPSFVTPISATMAAPAVASMVYIPSNSPVVPIAAAQPEVGISPFVPRPSVPAKFAPYTNLMAVNGASGHQFSQPITGNRTQPLRYAAQYHPVQATPTYVPPNSQAAMIGRLGQLVYVQPVAHDLVQSTATMSSVSACPLLTSHQVQYPKHQGTAAGQALQLCAPPPFGAGGQQPFAMPSHIPLLQPPIPANRPVPVPGSNALFGAKFP, translated from the exons ATGGGCAACAGAAACTGGGCAGAAGCTGAAACAGAGTCTTCTTTAAGTGAAGCCTTGTTGTTTGCTATCATGTGTATAATTGGACTGCCCGTTGATGTGCATGTCAGGGATGGCTCTGTCTATTCTGGAATTTTCTACACTGCCTCTGTTGACAAGGACTTcg GTATTATTTTAAAGGAAGCAAAATTGATTAGGAATGGGAAATGTGATGGAAATGTGGGCAATGGGAGTGTGATAGAAACGCTTGTAATCCTTTCAGGTGATCTCATTCAAGTTGTAGCCAAG GGTGATCTATTCCCAGCTGATGGTGCAGTGGGCAATGTAGCTAGTGATAATGCAGAAAGAGCCATGTTCAATGTTCCTTCTGAGATTATAGTGAGCGAGGCAAAGGAAGCTAACAATTTGGCcatggataaaaataaaataaacgagAACAG TAGGATTTCAACCAAAAAGGGGAGTAGTTCTGCTAAGGCTTTCATGCCAAAAAAAGCTGGAAACGAGTATGAAGGAAGGAAAATTTTACCAGATCATGCAGCAACAGCCACAGAAGTTGAACCTGGGAAGAGAGGAAGGATAAATATTTCAGAA AGTGGAGAAGATTTCAATTCCACAGTAAATGGaag ACAGATTGGAGATAATGGGTCACAAGCAGAGCAGGATCATAACAAACAGAAGTCTGAACTTCAAAGGGAGAGAAGT GATAATGAAGTTCAAAGCTCAAGTTCAATCT CTGGTTTGTGCCTTTTAGAAGCCAAGGCTGTTGTGGAGCAAACGACGATGAAGTCGTTACCTAATGAGGGATCGTGTGATCCAAAACTTCCACTTGTTAAACCAGACAGTCAATGCTTTGGAAGTTCTGCTTCTTCAGGCAGCTCTTCTGTAACTGCTGTTTGTTCAAGTATTTCAACTGCTTCCAATGTGTTGGTTGATGTGGCTGCAGAATCACATTCTGGTTTATTAGCTCCTTCAGCTGATGTGGTTTCTCCACAAAGTTCAGAATCCAATAAAAGCTCTAAG GAGTTCAAGCTCAATCCAGGGGCAAAAATCTTCTGTCCATCTTTTGTGACTCCAATATCAGCCACTATGGCAGCGCCAGCAGTTGCAAGCATGGTTTATATACCAAGCAACTCTCCTGTGGTACCTATTGCTGCAGCTCAGCCAGAAGTTGGAATCAGCCCTTTTGTACCACGGCCATCTGTGCCTGCTAAGTTTGCTCCATACACTAATTTGATGGCTGTAAATGGTGCCAGTGGTCATCAATTTTCACAGCCT ATTACGGGGAACAGAACACAGCCGCTTAGATATGCTGCCCAATATCATCCTGTTCAGGCCACACCAACATATGTGCCTCCAAATTCTCAAGCT GCTATGATTGGAAGACTTGGGCAGCTTGTCTATGTGCAGCCAGTTGCTCAT GATTTAGTTCAGAGTACAGCAACTATGTCGTCTGTATCTGCATGTCCTCTGTTGACATCACATCAGGTCCAATATCCTAAGCACCAAG GGACGGCAGCAGGCCAGGCCTTGCAACTTTGTGCACCCCCACCTTTTGGAGCTGGTGGGCAGCAACCGTTTGCAATGCCAAGCCACATTCCTCTTTTGCAACCTCCTATCCCTGCTAACCGGCCCGTTCCAGTTCCAGGATCTAATGCACTCTTCGGCGCCAAGTTTCCATGA
- the LOC110601502 gene encoding polyadenylate-binding protein RBP45C isoform X2 encodes MMQQPGAGVVPQQMATDQQYQQQPPPQQWMMMQQQQQPVPPPSGWTPPPVPPPAQYAVPQAVAQGGAGADSAEIKSLWIGDLQQWMDENYLFSIFANTGEVVSAKVIRNKQTGLPEGYGFIEFVSRAAAERILQTYNGTLMPNTEQNFRLNWATLSAGERRQDDGPDYTIFVGDLAADVNDYLLQETFRSVYSSVKGAKVVTDRVTGRPKGYGFVRFGDENEQRRAMVEMNGQYCSSRPMRIGSAATKKPAVQQFQNASIQNTQGNQGENDPNNTTIFVGALDPSVSDDHLRQVFSKYGELVHVKIPAGKRCGFVQFANRACAEQALLMLNGTQLGGQSIRLSWGRSPSNKQAQPEQSQWNGGYYGYAQGYDAYGYAPSQDPNMYYGGYPGYGNYQQPGTYPQPQQ; translated from the exons ATGATGCAACAGCCGGGAGCCGGAGTTGTCCCTCAGCAGATGGCCACCGATCAGCAGTACCAACAGCAGCCACCGCCACAGCAGTGGATGATGATGCAGCAGCAACAGCAGCCTGTTCCACCGCCTTCTGGTTGGACCCCACCGCCTGTCCCTCCCCCGGCTCAGTATGCTGTTCCTCAGGCAGTTGCGCAGGGTGGTGCCGGTGCAGATTCGGCCGAGATCAAGTCGTTGTGGATCGGAGACTTGCAGCAGTGGATGGACGAAAATTATCTCTTCAGCATCTTCGCCAACACCGGGGAG GTTGTTTCAGCTAAGGTTATTAGGAATAAGCAGACTGGCCTCCCAGAGGGTTATGGTTTCATTGAGTTTGTTTCTCGTGCAGCAGCAGAGAGGATCTTGCAGACATATAATGGTACATTAATGCCAAATACAGAACAGAATTTCAGGCTAAATTGGGCTACTCTCTCAGCTGGTGAGAGGCGTCAAGATGATGGCCCCGATTATACAATATTTGTGGGAGATTTGGCTGCTGATGTCAATGATTACCTATTGCAAGAAACGTTTAGAAGTGTTTACTCATCTGTGAAAGGTGCAAAAGTGGTAACTGATAGGGTGACTGGACGCCCCAAGGGCTATGGCTTTGTGAGGTTCGGTGATGAAAATGAGCAAAGACGTGCTATGGTTGAAATGAATGGACAGTACTGTTCTAGTAGGCCCATGCGGATTGGGTCAGCTGCTACTAAAAAGCCTGCAGTGCAGCAATTTCAGAATG CTTCCATACAGAATACTCAAGGAAACCAGGGCGAGAATGATCCAAATAATACAACT ATATTTGTTGGGGCATTGGATCCAAGTGTTTCAGATGACCATTTGAGACAAGTGTTCAGTAAATATGGTGAGCTAGTGCATGTGAAGATACCTGCAGGCAAGCGATGTGGGTTTGTTCAGTTTGCTAACCG GGCTTGTGCTGAACAAGCACTGCTGATGTTGAATGGAACCCAGTTAGGGGGACAAAGTATTCGACTTTCATGGGGGCGCAGTCCTTCAAACAAACAG GCTCAGCCAGAACAAAGCCAGTGGAATGGAGGGTATTATGGATATGCGCAAGGATATGATGCATATGGATATGCACCTTCCCAGGATCCTAACATGTATTATGGTGGCTATCCTGGATATGGGAACTATCAGCAACCAGGAACTTACCCACAGCCACAGCAg TGA
- the LOC110602412 gene encoding uncharacterized protein LOC110602412 isoform X1, whose amino-acid sequence MGNRNWAEAETESSLSEALLFAIMCIIGLPVDVHVRDGSVYSGIFYTASVDKDFGIILKEAKLIRNGKCDGNVGNGSVIETLVILSGDLIQVVAKLFLQGDLFPADGAVGNVASDNAERAMFNVPSEIIVSEAKEANNLAMDKNKINENSRISTKKGSSSAKAFMPKKAGNEYEGRKILPDHAATATEVEPGKRGRINISESGEDFNSTVNGRQIGDNGSQAEQDHNKQKSELQRERSDNEVQSSSSISGLCLLEAKAVVEQTTMKSLPNEGSCDPKLPLVKPDSQCFGSSASSGSSSVTAVCSSISTASNVLVDVAAESHSGLLAPSADVVSPQSSESNKSSKEFKLNPGAKIFCPSFVTPISATMAAPAVASMVYIPSNSPVVPIAAAQPEVGISPFVPRPSVPAKFAPYTNLMAVNGASGHQFSQPITGNRTQPLRYAAQYHPVQATPTYVPPNSQAAMIGRLGQLVYVQPVAHDLVQSTATMSSVSACPLLTSHQVQYPKHQGTAAGQALQLCAPPPFGAGGQQPFAMPSHIPLLQPPIPANRPVPVPGSNALFGAKFP is encoded by the exons ATGGGCAACAGAAACTGGGCAGAAGCTGAAACAGAGTCTTCTTTAAGTGAAGCCTTGTTGTTTGCTATCATGTGTATAATTGGACTGCCCGTTGATGTGCATGTCAGGGATGGCTCTGTCTATTCTGGAATTTTCTACACTGCCTCTGTTGACAAGGACTTcg GTATTATTTTAAAGGAAGCAAAATTGATTAGGAATGGGAAATGTGATGGAAATGTGGGCAATGGGAGTGTGATAGAAACGCTTGTAATCCTTTCAGGTGATCTCATTCAAGTTGTAGCCAAG CTGTTTCTACAGGGTGATCTATTCCCAGCTGATGGTGCAGTGGGCAATGTAGCTAGTGATAATGCAGAAAGAGCCATGTTCAATGTTCCTTCTGAGATTATAGTGAGCGAGGCAAAGGAAGCTAACAATTTGGCcatggataaaaataaaataaacgagAACAG TAGGATTTCAACCAAAAAGGGGAGTAGTTCTGCTAAGGCTTTCATGCCAAAAAAAGCTGGAAACGAGTATGAAGGAAGGAAAATTTTACCAGATCATGCAGCAACAGCCACAGAAGTTGAACCTGGGAAGAGAGGAAGGATAAATATTTCAGAA AGTGGAGAAGATTTCAATTCCACAGTAAATGGaag ACAGATTGGAGATAATGGGTCACAAGCAGAGCAGGATCATAACAAACAGAAGTCTGAACTTCAAAGGGAGAGAAGT GATAATGAAGTTCAAAGCTCAAGTTCAATCT CTGGTTTGTGCCTTTTAGAAGCCAAGGCTGTTGTGGAGCAAACGACGATGAAGTCGTTACCTAATGAGGGATCGTGTGATCCAAAACTTCCACTTGTTAAACCAGACAGTCAATGCTTTGGAAGTTCTGCTTCTTCAGGCAGCTCTTCTGTAACTGCTGTTTGTTCAAGTATTTCAACTGCTTCCAATGTGTTGGTTGATGTGGCTGCAGAATCACATTCTGGTTTATTAGCTCCTTCAGCTGATGTGGTTTCTCCACAAAGTTCAGAATCCAATAAAAGCTCTAAG GAGTTCAAGCTCAATCCAGGGGCAAAAATCTTCTGTCCATCTTTTGTGACTCCAATATCAGCCACTATGGCAGCGCCAGCAGTTGCAAGCATGGTTTATATACCAAGCAACTCTCCTGTGGTACCTATTGCTGCAGCTCAGCCAGAAGTTGGAATCAGCCCTTTTGTACCACGGCCATCTGTGCCTGCTAAGTTTGCTCCATACACTAATTTGATGGCTGTAAATGGTGCCAGTGGTCATCAATTTTCACAGCCT ATTACGGGGAACAGAACACAGCCGCTTAGATATGCTGCCCAATATCATCCTGTTCAGGCCACACCAACATATGTGCCTCCAAATTCTCAAGCT GCTATGATTGGAAGACTTGGGCAGCTTGTCTATGTGCAGCCAGTTGCTCAT GATTTAGTTCAGAGTACAGCAACTATGTCGTCTGTATCTGCATGTCCTCTGTTGACATCACATCAGGTCCAATATCCTAAGCACCAAG GGACGGCAGCAGGCCAGGCCTTGCAACTTTGTGCACCCCCACCTTTTGGAGCTGGTGGGCAGCAACCGTTTGCAATGCCAAGCCACATTCCTCTTTTGCAACCTCCTATCCCTGCTAACCGGCCCGTTCCAGTTCCAGGATCTAATGCACTCTTCGGCGCCAAGTTTCCATGA
- the LOC110601502 gene encoding polyadenylate-binding protein RBP45C isoform X1 codes for MMQQPGAGVVPQQMATDQQYQQQPPPQQWMMMQQQQQPVPPPSGWTPPPVPPPAQYAVPQAVAQGGAGADSAEIKSLWIGDLQQWMDENYLFSIFANTGEVVSAKVIRNKQTGLPEGYGFIEFVSRAAAERILQTYNGTLMPNTEQNFRLNWATLSAGERRQDDGPDYTIFVGDLAADVNDYLLQETFRSVYSSVKGAKVVTDRVTGRPKGYGFVRFGDENEQRRAMVEMNGQYCSSRPMRIGSAATKKPAVQQFQNASIQNTQGNQGENDPNNTTIFVGALDPSVSDDHLRQVFSKYGELVHVKIPAGKRCGFVQFANRACAEQALLMLNGTQLGGQSIRLSWGRSPSNKQAQPEQSQWNGGYYGYAQGYDAYGYAPSQDPNMYYGGYPGYGNYQQPGTYPQPQQVSKK; via the exons ATGATGCAACAGCCGGGAGCCGGAGTTGTCCCTCAGCAGATGGCCACCGATCAGCAGTACCAACAGCAGCCACCGCCACAGCAGTGGATGATGATGCAGCAGCAACAGCAGCCTGTTCCACCGCCTTCTGGTTGGACCCCACCGCCTGTCCCTCCCCCGGCTCAGTATGCTGTTCCTCAGGCAGTTGCGCAGGGTGGTGCCGGTGCAGATTCGGCCGAGATCAAGTCGTTGTGGATCGGAGACTTGCAGCAGTGGATGGACGAAAATTATCTCTTCAGCATCTTCGCCAACACCGGGGAG GTTGTTTCAGCTAAGGTTATTAGGAATAAGCAGACTGGCCTCCCAGAGGGTTATGGTTTCATTGAGTTTGTTTCTCGTGCAGCAGCAGAGAGGATCTTGCAGACATATAATGGTACATTAATGCCAAATACAGAACAGAATTTCAGGCTAAATTGGGCTACTCTCTCAGCTGGTGAGAGGCGTCAAGATGATGGCCCCGATTATACAATATTTGTGGGAGATTTGGCTGCTGATGTCAATGATTACCTATTGCAAGAAACGTTTAGAAGTGTTTACTCATCTGTGAAAGGTGCAAAAGTGGTAACTGATAGGGTGACTGGACGCCCCAAGGGCTATGGCTTTGTGAGGTTCGGTGATGAAAATGAGCAAAGACGTGCTATGGTTGAAATGAATGGACAGTACTGTTCTAGTAGGCCCATGCGGATTGGGTCAGCTGCTACTAAAAAGCCTGCAGTGCAGCAATTTCAGAATG CTTCCATACAGAATACTCAAGGAAACCAGGGCGAGAATGATCCAAATAATACAACT ATATTTGTTGGGGCATTGGATCCAAGTGTTTCAGATGACCATTTGAGACAAGTGTTCAGTAAATATGGTGAGCTAGTGCATGTGAAGATACCTGCAGGCAAGCGATGTGGGTTTGTTCAGTTTGCTAACCG GGCTTGTGCTGAACAAGCACTGCTGATGTTGAATGGAACCCAGTTAGGGGGACAAAGTATTCGACTTTCATGGGGGCGCAGTCCTTCAAACAAACAG GCTCAGCCAGAACAAAGCCAGTGGAATGGAGGGTATTATGGATATGCGCAAGGATATGATGCATATGGATATGCACCTTCCCAGGATCCTAACATGTATTATGGTGGCTATCCTGGATATGGGAACTATCAGCAACCAGGAACTTACCCACAGCCACAGCAggttagtaaaaaataa
- the LOC110602412 gene encoding uncharacterized protein LOC110602412 isoform X4 → MGNRNWAEAETESSLSEALLFAIMCIIGLPVDVHVRDGSVYSGIFYTASVDKDFGIILKEAKLIRNGKCDGNVGNGSVIETLVILSGDLIQVVAKLFLQGDLFPADGAVGNVASDNAERAMFNVPSEIIVSEAKEANNLAMDKNKINENSRISTKKGSSSAKAFMPKKAGNEYEGRKILPDHAATATEVEPGKRGRINISESGEDFNSTVNGRQIGDNGSQAEQDHNKQKSELQRERSDNEVQSSSSISGLCLLEAKAVVEQTTMKSLPNEGSCDPKLPLVKPDSQCFGSSASSGSSSVTAVCSSISTASNVLVDVAAESHSGLLAPSADVVSPQSSESNKSSKEFKLNPGAKIFCPSFVTPISATMAAPAVASMVYIPSNSPVVPIAAAQPEVGISPFVPRPSVPAKFAPYTNLMAVNGASGHQFSQPITGNRTQPLRYAAQYHPVQATPTYVPPNSQADLVQSTATMSSVSACPLLTSHQVQYPKHQGTAAGQALQLCAPPPFGAGGQQPFAMPSHIPLLQPPIPANRPVPVPGSNALFGAKFP, encoded by the exons ATGGGCAACAGAAACTGGGCAGAAGCTGAAACAGAGTCTTCTTTAAGTGAAGCCTTGTTGTTTGCTATCATGTGTATAATTGGACTGCCCGTTGATGTGCATGTCAGGGATGGCTCTGTCTATTCTGGAATTTTCTACACTGCCTCTGTTGACAAGGACTTcg GTATTATTTTAAAGGAAGCAAAATTGATTAGGAATGGGAAATGTGATGGAAATGTGGGCAATGGGAGTGTGATAGAAACGCTTGTAATCCTTTCAGGTGATCTCATTCAAGTTGTAGCCAAG CTGTTTCTACAGGGTGATCTATTCCCAGCTGATGGTGCAGTGGGCAATGTAGCTAGTGATAATGCAGAAAGAGCCATGTTCAATGTTCCTTCTGAGATTATAGTGAGCGAGGCAAAGGAAGCTAACAATTTGGCcatggataaaaataaaataaacgagAACAG TAGGATTTCAACCAAAAAGGGGAGTAGTTCTGCTAAGGCTTTCATGCCAAAAAAAGCTGGAAACGAGTATGAAGGAAGGAAAATTTTACCAGATCATGCAGCAACAGCCACAGAAGTTGAACCTGGGAAGAGAGGAAGGATAAATATTTCAGAA AGTGGAGAAGATTTCAATTCCACAGTAAATGGaag ACAGATTGGAGATAATGGGTCACAAGCAGAGCAGGATCATAACAAACAGAAGTCTGAACTTCAAAGGGAGAGAAGT GATAATGAAGTTCAAAGCTCAAGTTCAATCT CTGGTTTGTGCCTTTTAGAAGCCAAGGCTGTTGTGGAGCAAACGACGATGAAGTCGTTACCTAATGAGGGATCGTGTGATCCAAAACTTCCACTTGTTAAACCAGACAGTCAATGCTTTGGAAGTTCTGCTTCTTCAGGCAGCTCTTCTGTAACTGCTGTTTGTTCAAGTATTTCAACTGCTTCCAATGTGTTGGTTGATGTGGCTGCAGAATCACATTCTGGTTTATTAGCTCCTTCAGCTGATGTGGTTTCTCCACAAAGTTCAGAATCCAATAAAAGCTCTAAG GAGTTCAAGCTCAATCCAGGGGCAAAAATCTTCTGTCCATCTTTTGTGACTCCAATATCAGCCACTATGGCAGCGCCAGCAGTTGCAAGCATGGTTTATATACCAAGCAACTCTCCTGTGGTACCTATTGCTGCAGCTCAGCCAGAAGTTGGAATCAGCCCTTTTGTACCACGGCCATCTGTGCCTGCTAAGTTTGCTCCATACACTAATTTGATGGCTGTAAATGGTGCCAGTGGTCATCAATTTTCACAGCCT ATTACGGGGAACAGAACACAGCCGCTTAGATATGCTGCCCAATATCATCCTGTTCAGGCCACACCAACATATGTGCCTCCAAATTCTCAAGCT GATTTAGTTCAGAGTACAGCAACTATGTCGTCTGTATCTGCATGTCCTCTGTTGACATCACATCAGGTCCAATATCCTAAGCACCAAG GGACGGCAGCAGGCCAGGCCTTGCAACTTTGTGCACCCCCACCTTTTGGAGCTGGTGGGCAGCAACCGTTTGCAATGCCAAGCCACATTCCTCTTTTGCAACCTCCTATCCCTGCTAACCGGCCCGTTCCAGTTCCAGGATCTAATGCACTCTTCGGCGCCAAGTTTCCATGA